Below is a genomic region from Anabas testudineus chromosome 13, fAnaTes1.2, whole genome shotgun sequence.
TGCAGTGATTGTAATTGGTGTGACGTACCAGGAAAAGTATCATCATTCTACTACGTTATGATAATCTTGGGGCCTGGAAACTGAAAAGAGGTTGATGACAGGAGATGCGGGGAAATGACCCTTTTGAGTTGTCTCAGAGAAAAGCTGAATGAACTCCAGCTGACACATCTGCCATGATAAACAGTGATTTATATCCTGACGTGGAACTGGTTTCTTCCATTTCACGTAAACGctggtgttgtgtttgttcagtTACTAATACTTCTGTTTTGATAATTTCATTGAGACCAAATAACCTTACAACACAGcttcacacaaaagcacaattaTTGAcgacagaaagaggaaaagtcATCGTATTTATAATTGTGTACTTCACTTCAGTGTCTTACAGGATTatgcaacagaacaaacaaaacacatatgtCTCTTTGGACCAAGCGTCTGCCAtaattgtaatgtaatataatcaCACTGGTTTAGGTTCGTGAGGCCCAGTGCGAATCACTGACAGTAAAGGGAGGATTTAGATGACACGGTTGCAAACAAAATCACTATTTATACAGTCAGTTTACAGTGTAATTCAATCCGTAAAGTCAGACCCACtcagagaagtaaaaaaaatatatgtgtacAATGTGGACACCACAGGAGGGCAGCAAAGACTCTAGCAGGAGAGTGTTTTAGAGTGACATTTGCTGCCTCTGCTCTTCCACCATGTTTCAGCGTTTCCCGATGCTGAAATCTGATGGTATGCTCTATTTTTAGTGGTGAAAAAGTAAAATCCATGTTACTTTTGTTTCATTACAGGTGTAAGAGAGGAAGATTAGAGGGGTAAAACTGCATCAGCCATGGGACTTTTTAGTACTTCCACAAGGGGGAGCCAGAGGTACCTCCATTTATActatgtttaatattttgagTACCTATTTGACATAATGtacatgacattttaaaatgaaacatcatTTAACTGGTCACCATATAAATGCTAGAGTGAGTTTGTGAAGAACAATTAAACATAACTGGAGCACTTCCTGACCTCAGCGTGCTTCCGTGGGACCTCGGAAAGAACATGAAAAGAGAGAAGCTGACTTTTCCTGAGTGAAAGACAGTGAACCATGAAGTTGAGTGAAGTGAGGTGGATATATTATTGATGTTGACTGATTGACTGAGCATGAAgagaatgtttaaaaaaatctgcatgAATTGGTTTTGCATTATTAACAAACCCGTCTGTCAGACTCTGAAAGCTTTGTCGTGTAATTTTATCTACCAGCCCCTCTTTATCCTTTCCTGTATTCTGGTCATGCACAACCGATTTAAATCCTGGATaatacaaaaattaaaaaacaaactaactaaaaacacatcttttctttcttgacTCCAAAGCCCTTTCTGTCTATTAATATCTAATACTTTCACTGGGTCCTGTCTGCGAGAACCTCTATCATCAAATCATTATTCTAGCCATAGAACATCACAGCTTCACCCCTCCACCACCCGGGGGATTCTGCTCCTGGCTGCTATTTATCCGCTTCATCCATATACTGCAATTCCTGATTGACTGGGACAGTGCCAAAGTCTCTTTTAAAGATGATTTCTGCATTAAAGTTAAATTGTGTATTTCCTGAATAAAGATGCTTTAGAGACAGATCTGTCTCATCTGAGTTACTTGTTCTGATATGTAACATCCCTGGAACCCTGTCAGTGTGAAATTGTGCTTTTGGTTTAATTACCATGGCAGTCTCTCCCAGCTTGTAACCTTCCAGCTCCAAACTACCCATTCAGTCATCAACCCTTCATTACCTTGTCTGTTCTCTGTCTATAAAACAACTGAGACACAAATTCTTCAGGTCTTTCTGTGAAAGAGAGCAGAGTAGTCTGGAAAAGTCAACTCGTGTTGCCCACATTGCTTCACAATCAGCAATCAACTATAATTGTGTCCTTAAATTACTGCAGCGCCACCAGTGTCAATTTAGGCATCCTGGCTGGtggctgttttgttttcttgaggGCCTGCAGTCCACCCCTGCAATTCTTCAGCAAACACTTACATGCACTTGCTAAAATGGGACACGAATGTGCTTTGATTGAGTTATTTCAGGGGAGCTTCTAGAAATGCGTGGGGATGGTCACTGTCTCAAAGTTCATGGTGTTGCATAAGTCTAGATGGAGTTCAGTTGGTGTTGCTCTACGGGAGCTCTGCTGAGGAGATCATCAGTCAATATCTGAGCTGCCTAGTTTTGAATCATGGAAATATTGACATATTTAATCCAGCCACACTCATTGGGACTTTGATGAGCCCATCTTGCAGAAAGaatctttttctgtgttgccTCATGTTGCAGTTTCACCACTTGTTTTGGATTGTCTATGAGTCAACATGTTAAAACTCCCATCTAATATTTGTGCCTCAGTCTTAGTCACATTACTTTAATCATTATCAAAGCCACCGATTTGATTTGACTTCAAATTTGCACTGAATCTAAGTaagatgttttacagtaaatcattAGTGGAGCAAACAGGTCACCTgacaaaaatatgcaaatgctGTGTATGATTTCTTTTGCTGTCCTTTCCTCTCTGCAAACCCCTCCCTAATTCCATGACACTGTCTGAGGTTACCCTTGGATTTGCAAGCGGCATGAGTCACAATAACCATTTAAAAGGCTTTCTCATTAACCCCACGTCCATCCCAATGTGTTTAGCTGGACCACTACAATTCATGTAGTGTGAAGTCTGTGAAATGCATGTCATGCTGCTCTCTTGCTGTGTCTTGGTCTTGCTCATGCCAGGTCCGTGTTTTACGGCACCCACACTTATTTCAGGCACAGAAAGCTCTCCTTCTACACAACCTCCGGTTGACTTGAAGCTGGCTGCAGTAAGTATAGCATAGCATGTGATTTCATCTCTTGCACCAAGTGTATTTGGGGGCTAAGTACATTAAAAGTAGTAGTTCTCCCCGGCATGTAGGATGTtgagattctttttttttttatttgttatgttgCATGCTTTGGAAGATTTTTTTGGAAGACATTTTGTCTTTCCTCATATTGAACTGCTTTTGATagtattatttcagtttttgtttgtaataGATTCTAACCAAATACACACTGCACGGGAATTACGAATGTGAATAGCAAGCCTTTATTCCATTTACTGTTGTGCATAGTTTGATTGTGTTCATAAAAGTGTAACAGTTTCTGCTGCAAATCTGATTAACCATGGGCTGTAGATTAGTTTTATGTTGAACATTTCCACACATTTAGGGGATGCCATGTGCATAATCTACCACGATACTTAGAATTAGAATCTTTCTACTTTGGCATTAATTGTAAGTTGTACAGGACATGTTAATTTGCCTTGCTCTTCAATGCAACACACTATCTGATGGAGATCTTAAAACTGCTCATAGAAATACCTGCAGAAGTACTACAATCTGCATGAAGAGCCTTTGGGGCGCACAAAAAGGAGCGGGCCCTCCTTCACCTCAAAGATGAAAGACATGCAGATTTTCTTTGGACTCAATGCAACAGGTGTGTTGAACTCAGAGACCCTCGAGGTGATGACGAGTCCACGATGTGGCGTTCCAGATGTGGAAGAGTACAGCCATATCCAGGGGACACGATGGAATAAAAACGTCATCACCTACAGGTATCTACTGTGATCTGGAGTTTATTTAATCTTTCAACCCAGCAGCCAATAAATCCTCTCGCACAAACAGAGAATAGCAACTGTCACAAGACGTTGTGTTGGTTTTAGGCCTCTGAAAGTTGTACTGCACGGAAATGTGCATGTCTAGTTATTTGTGAGTCAGGGTTTTGCCATGTATGCTAgaagaaatgtgtatttaaaaagaaaccaaaagATACAAATGTCATCGCTGTTTGAAATGTAAGAGTTGATTTTCAAAAGTCTGTATACTCTGTTTTGTCAACTATGGTCTTTGAGCAGCCACTATTCTTAAACACGCTAGTAGCTGATTGTGCTATAAATCATTGTTGTCAGATTTACACTTACTGTGATATTGTTTGTTGATCTTGAAATAATACAGTGACATGACATGTACTTGTTGCTTTTGCAGCATTGGCAGGTACACCAGAGATTTGCCTCGCAACACCGTGGACTCTCTGATTGCGTCAGCTTTCAACGTTTGGGCCAAAGCCAGCGGTCTGACATTTGTTAGGTCACACACCAACAACGCTGACATAATGGTGGAATTCGTGACTTCTAGTgggtttgtcttttgttttagaGAGGGCAGCAATTGAGGATGTTCAGAAATGCATTAAGTCActcagacagaaataaaaatacacttttcaGTGATATATGATGTATTATATAAAACACAGTCCAGTGGACATACACCTGCTTCAATAGTAATTTAGCTGTTAACCACGATTACATCATCATGTGGTAGCCACTGTGAAAAGAGGCCTGTCATTTTCTATGGCATGAAAGTAAATGGttttctctgtggtttctgtttcatgtttggACCTGGATTAAATAATGAAGACCATGGTGACATGTATCCATTTGACGGACCCAGAGGCACGCTGGCTCATGCTTTTGGTCCAGGCCTGGGGGTTGGAGGTGACACACACTTTGACGACGATGAGCACTGgacagcaggagaaagaggTGCCGAATCACATGATTTCCACATTCATAGTGAGCGAACTATGCAGATAATACTGtacaaaaagcaacataattGACATGGAcgcattttctttgttttattttaggtttcAATCTGTTTCTTGTAGCCGCACATGAATTTGGCCATGCACTGGGCCTGAAGCATTCCAGAAACCCTGATTCCCTGATGTATCCAACCTACAAATCATCCCGTTCGGCCAACCTATTATCCAGAGAAGATGTGGCAAATAtcaacacactgtacagtaagcTGTTGTGATTTATCTATGAATATATTACATGTGTATTTCCTCATAAATGGAACctgatacatactgtacatctgtgctTCTGCATGTTAGGTCCAGTCAGAGTTCGTCCAAATTACTTGGCGAGGTATGGCTGGAGCCCCTGGCTGTCAGGACCACTGTTCCCTCACCTTATGAAGAACAAATGTGCTCCAGACCTGACCTTTGATGCAGTGTCCACTCTTGGGGATGccactttctttttcagagaGAAGTACTTTGATAACTTTCACTAACAAGATATCACATAATATAAATTACAAGTTACAGTAGTTTAAGAacatctttgtgtgtcttttaagAACTCTATAGCATGTATTTTGATTCAAGGTTAACTGTGGAGCTACTTGTTCCATGTTATGTTTTCACGTTATGATGATAACTTGAAATTATGTTTGCAATCTCATGGTCTGctcagtttcctgtttgaatttagaattaaaattttatttgcaaAATTGTGTCTTAATGTAACTGACAATGTTT
It encodes:
- the LOC113165621 gene encoding matrix metalloproteinase-20-like; this translates as MHVMLLSCCVLVLLMPGPCFTAPTLISGTESSPSTQPPVDLKLAAKYLQKYYNLHEEPLGRTKRSGPSFTSKMKDMQIFFGLNATGVLNSETLEVMTSPRCGVPDVEEYSHIQGTRWNKNVITYSIGRYTRDLPRNTVDSLIASAFNVWAKASGLTFVRSHTNNADIMVEFVTSNHGDMYPFDGPRGTLAHAFGPGLGVGGDTHFDDDEHWTAGERGFNLFLVAAHEFGHALGLKHSRNPDSLMYPTYKSSRSANLLSREDVANINTLYSPVRVRPNYLARYGWSPWLSGPLFPHLMKNKCAPDLTFDAVSTLGDATFFFREKYLWIKHNEQYDIKEGPITNFMPKIKTSIDAAFWVPRRSTAYLIHGSKFWTVKGSLVKGKPRALRHFGFPAWVQDVDAAVHIVKTGRTLFFMHDVYWSYNENRRVMDFGYPKYISDGFPGVNTTIDAALHKEGFIYFFIGPQVYKYDYAHKHVVGVEKANSWLGC